The following proteins are co-located in the Silene latifolia isolate original U9 population chromosome 1, ASM4854445v1, whole genome shotgun sequence genome:
- the LOC141601930 gene encoding uncharacterized protein LOC141601930, whose amino-acid sequence MGYQYHLMLFPLRKHSTLKRAFFLSISSYNFTTFNPSNVNTIEEISNLLKHSNWTILMESSDIKMKLNPDVIQSVLHQNQFFDPIRLLGFFNWSHSQLGIRHNLISFSILAVLLCNANCFRRVNGVIECMIETNHPPSVIFDAIDKCVREYSRCDSSSFEVFDILINGYKKIGLLNEAVCVFLCAKDCVFLPSLVCCNSLLSDLLKKNMMELFWRVFDKMSKVNLGADVYTYTNLISALCKEGKVKEGRMMLSEMRQKGCNPSLVTYNVLINGFCRAGVMDEALMLKESMAENNLVPDSYTYSILIDGFCKDRRPHDAKVLLEEMVGRGLKPNHVTYTSLIDGFMRVGNVAEAFRIKDEITACGVKLNFATYAAIINGMCRSGDLEKGKDLLEEMLGLGLSPNSQTYSYLIEGYCRRNNMDKAYELLDEMKRRNLSPTIFTFNSIISALCHARNLESAYKVLGEMIGCNVQPNVLTYTTLIKGYINGGKLGEATDIFAEMKERGIVPDVFCYNSLIMGLCKAGQMEGAQTYMDEMVGRGLKLDAFTYGAFIHGYCNAGDMSTATRYLDEMSSFGITPNDFIFAAFIDGHCKKGNMDGVFSTFENMLSQEILPKLLAYSVLIHGLSKNGKMQEAVQAFLELKAKGLVPDVYIYSSLVSGYSKLGDMTKALEIVEEMKEEGVQPNIVTFNSLINGLCKSGEVEKAQQLFNQITAMGHAPNNVTYATIIDGYCKSNSIKEAFRLFDEMISKGLMCDSFVYNSLIDGCSREGNLEKALSLFQEMLHKGLASVHTYNILIDGYCKSNNFIEANKLFQDMINIKISPSNVTFTILIDHHCKMVMMEDAEGLLLEMQNRNLKPTIITYASLLDGYNRVGNGLKMVSLYNDLLTKGFEPDEDIYSLMADMYCREENWMAVLQMFDEISLKGLSLKPNVSNTLLETLCQKDHFAEVLSLLDDMGEEGLMLSLSTCTSLVHGFRHSRHPEKTERILETMMKFQWVPSTPGLSEVHDIKFDQSLQCSESLSVPKPLSAVTAVCQV is encoded by the coding sequence ATGGGGTATCAATATCACTTGATGTTGTTTCCCCTTAGAAAACATTCAACACTAAAAAGAGCATTCTTTCTCTCTATATCATCCTACAATTTCACCACATTTAATCCTTCAAATGTGAACACCATTGAAGAGATTTCAAACCTTTTAAAGCACAGTAATTGGACCATTTTAATGGAGTCTTCAGATATTAAAATGAAGCTAAACCCGGATGTAATCCAATCTGttcttcatcaaaatcagttTTTTGATCCAATTCGGCTATTGGGTTTCTTCAATTGGTCCCATTCTCAATTGGGTATTCGTCATAATTTGATTTCTTTCTCGATTTTAGCAGTTTTGCTTTGTAATGCTAATTGTTTTCGTCGCGTAAATGGGGTTATAGAATGTATGATTGAGACTAATCATCCACCTTCTGTGATTTTTGATGCAATTGATAAATGTGTTAGGGAATATAGTAGGTGTGATTCTTCTAGTTTCGAGGTTTTTGATATATTGATTAATGGTTATAAGAAGATTGGTTTGTTAAATGAAGCTGTTTGTGTGTTCTTGTGTGCTAAAGATTGTGTTTTTTTGCCTAGTTTAGTGTGCTGTAATTCATTGTTATCTGATTTGTTGAAGAAGAATATGATGGAGTTGTTTTGGAGGGTTTTCGACAAAATGTCCAAGGTAAATTTGGGTGCTGATGTTTACACTTACACAAATTTGATTAGTGCTTTATGTAAAGAGGGGAAGGTTAAGGAAGGTAGGATGATGCTTTCGGAAATGCGACAAAAGGGGTGTAATCCTAGTTTAGTTACTTATAATGTTCTTATTAATGGTTTTTGTAGAGCCGGGGTCATGGATGAAGCTTTGATGCTTAAAGAGTCCATGGCCGAGAATAATCTAGTTCCCGATAGTTATACTTACTCGATACTCATTGATGGATTTTGTAAGGATAGGAGGCCTCATGATGCGAAAGTGCTTTTGGAGGAAATGGTTGGGAGGGGTTTGAAGCCTAATCATGTTACGTATACGTCTTTGATAGATGGATTCATGAGGGTGGGTAATGTAGCGGAAGCTTTTAGGATTAAGGATGAGATAACCGCTTGTGGAGTGAAGCTAAATTTTGCAACATATGCTGCGATAATTAATGGCATGTGTAGGAGTGGCGATTTGGAGAAGGGAAAAGATCTTTTGGAGGAGATGCTTGGGTTAGGATTGAGCCCTAATTCTCAGACTTATAGCTATTTGATTGAGGGATACTGTAGGAGGAATAATATGGACAAGGCTTATGAGTTGCTTGATGAGATGAAAAGAAGGAATTTGTCTCCTACAATATTTACGTTCAATTCAATCATCAGTGCTCTTTGTCATGCTAGAAATCTTGAAAGTGCATATAAAGTTTTAGGAGAAATGATAGGATGTAATGTTCAACCAAACGTGCTTACCTACACGAcattaatcaaagggtatatTAATGGGGGTAAGTTGGGGGAGGCAACTGATATATTCGCAGAAATGAAAGAACGTGGCATTGTTCCTGATGTCTTTTGCTACAACTCTCTCATAATGGGTCTTTGTAAGGCCGGACAAATGGAGGGCGCACAAACTTATATGGATGAGATGGTGGGGAGAGGATTAAAATTAGATGCATTTACTTATGGGGCTTTTATTCACGGATACTGTAATGCTGGAGACATGAGTACTGCCACACGATACCTAGATGAGATGTCAAGCTTTGGTATCACTCCAAACGATTTTATATTTGCCGCTTTTATTGATGGACACTGCAAGAAAGGAAATATGGATGGGGTCTTCTCAACGTTTGAAAATATGCTTAGTCAGGAAATCCTCCCTAAACTTCTTGCCTATAGCGTGCTCATTCACGGTCTTTCCAAAAACGGAAAGATGCAAGAAGCAGTACAGGCATTCTTGGAACTAAAGGCCAAAGGTCTCGTTCCTGATGTATATATCTACAGTTCTCTCGTCTCTGGATATTCCAAGCTAGGAGATATGACAAAGGCTCTAGAAATTGTAGAAGAGATGAAGGAGGAAGGCGTTCAGCCAAATATTGTAACTTTTAATAGTTTGATTAATGGACTATGCAAATCTGGGGAAGTCGAGAAGGCACAACAACTTTTTAATCAGATAACTGCAATGGGACACGCTCCGAACAATGTGACGTATGCTACTATCATAGATGGATATTGCAAATCTAACAGCATAAAGGAGGCATTTAGGTTGTTTGATGAAATGATATCAAAAGGTCTCATGTGTGATAGCTTTGTCTATAATTCCCTTATCGATGGATGCTCCAGAGAAGGAAATTTGGAGAAGGCGCTGTCTTTATTTCAGGAAATGCTGCATAAGGGGCTTGCTTCGGTACACACGTATAATATTTTAATTGATGGGTATTGCAAATCAAATAACTTCATTGAAGCAAATAAGCTCTTCCAAGATATGATTAACATAAAAATTTCACCCAGTAATGTAACTTTTACGATTTTGATTGATCATCACTGCAAAATGGTAATGATGGAAGATGCGGAAGGtctcttgttggagatgcaaaaCAGGAATTTAAAGCCCACTATCATTACTTATGCCTCACTCTTGGATGGATACAACAGAGTGGGTAATGGATTGAAGATGGTGTCTCTTTACAACGACTTGTTGACTAAGGGATTTGAACCTGATGAGGATATTTATTCACTTATGGCGGACATGTATTGTAGAGAAGAAAATTGGATGGCCGTGCTTCAAATGTTTGATGAAATATCTCTAAAGGGACTGTCCTTGAAGCCAAATGTATCTAATACTTTACTAGAAACCCTATGCCAGAAAGACCACTTTGCTGAAGTACTTAGTTTACTTGACGATATGGGAGAGGAAGGTCTCATGCTTAGTTTGAGTACTTGCACCAGCTTAGTGCATGGTTTTCGCCATTCTAGACATCCAGAGAAAACGGAACGAATTCTTGAGACTATGATGAAATTTCAATGGGTTCCGAGCACCCCTGGTTTGAGCGAGGTTCATGATATCAAGTTTGATCAGAGTTTACAGTGTTCTGAAAGCCTTTCAGTTCCCAAGCCATTAAGTGCCGTGACTGCTGTCTGCCAGGTTTAA